The following are encoded in a window of Balaenoptera ricei isolate mBalRic1 chromosome 1, mBalRic1.hap2, whole genome shotgun sequence genomic DNA:
- the ATP13A2 gene encoding polyamine-transporting ATPase 13A2 isoform X4: MSADSSPLVGSTPAGYGTLTVETSIDPLSSSVSSVRLSGYCGSPWRVIGYHVVVWVMAGIPLLLFRWKPLWRVRLRLQPCSLARAETLVIEIRDKEDSSWQLYTVQVQTEAISKDSLELPPQTQAEDGRSQAAVGTLPEGTWKDTAQLHRTEEAQRMLRYYLFRGQRYVWIETQQAFCRVSLLDHGRTCDDLHCSSTGLSLQDQTVRKTIYGPNVISVPVKSYPQLLVDEALNPYYGFQAFSIGLWLADYYYWYALCIFLISVVSICVSVYKTRKQSQTLRDMVQLSVQVCVCRPGGEEEWVDSSELVPGDCLVLPQEGGLMPCDAALVAGECMVNESSLTGESVPVLKTVLPEGPVPYFPETHQRHTLFCGTLILQARASVGPHVLAVVTQTGFCTAKGALVSSILHPRPISFKFYKHSMKFVAALSVLALLGTIYSIFILHRNQVPVDEIVIRALDLVTVAVPPALPAAMTVCTLYAQSRLRSEGIFCIHPMRINLGGKLRLVCFDKTGTLTEDGLDVMGVVPLKGQEFLPLVPEPRRLPMGPLLRALATCHTLSRLRDTPVGDPMDLKMVESTGWILEEGPAADSTFGTQVLAVMRPPLQELHLQGMRMSVVVAWPGAARPEACVKGSPELVAGLCDPKTVPTDFAQMLQSYTAAGYRVVALASKPLPIAPSMEAAQQLTRDTVEWKLSLLGLLVMQNLLKPQTTPVIQALRRTCIRTVMVTGDNLQTAVTVAQGCGMVGPQERLAIIHANPPERGQPASLELLPVESSAAVTGAQDPDQAASYTVEPDPRPSHLALSGSTFGVLMKHFPKLLPKVLVQGTVFARMAPEQKAELVCELQKLQYCVGMCGDGANDCGALKAADVGISLSQAEASVVSPFTSSMANIECVPMVIREGRCSLDTSFSVFKYMALYSLTQFISVLILYTVNTNLGDVQFLVIDLVITTTVAVLMSRTRPALALGQARPPGALLSVPVLSSLLLQVALVASVQLGGYFLAVAQPWFVPLNRTVPAPDNLPNYENTVVFCLSSFQYLILAMAVSKGAPFRRPLYTNVPFLVALVLLGSVLGALLLVPGLPQGLLTLRSIADTYFKLLLLGLVAFNFVGAFMLESVLDQCLPGCLRWLRPKRASKKRFKQLEQELAEQPWPLPAGPMR; encoded by the exons ATGAGCGCAG ACAGCAGCCCGCTCGTGGGCAGCACGCCCGCCGGTTACGGGACCCTGACGGTAGAGACATCTATAGATCCCCTCAGCTCCTCAGTTTCATCCGTG AGGCTCAGCGGCTACTGTGGCAGTCCATGGAGGGTCATCGGCTACCACGTCGTGGTCTGGGTGATGGCGGGGATCCCTCTGCTGCTCTTCCGATGGAAGCCCCTGTGGCGGGTGCGGCTGCGCCTCCAGCCGTGCAGCCTGGCCCGCGCCGAAACCCTCGTTATCGAAATAAGAGACAAAGAG GATAGTTCGTGGCAGCTCTATACTGTCCAGGTGCAGACTGAGGCCATCAGCAAAGACAG CCTGGAGCTGCCCCCACAGACCCAGGCGGAGGACGGCCGGAGCCAGGCAGCTGTGGGGACACTACCAGAGGGGACATGGAAGGACACCGCCCAGCTCCACAGAACCGAGGAGGCA CAGCGGATGCTGCGCtactacctcttccggggccagCGCTATGTCTGGATCGAGACCCAGCAGGCCTTCTGCCGAGTCAG CCTGCTGGACCATGGCCGCACCTGTGACGACCTCCACTGCTCCAGCACCGGCCTCAGCCTCCAGGACCAAACCGTGAG GAAGACCATCTACGGCCCCAACGTGATCAGTGTACCAGTCAAGTCCTATCCCCAGCTGCTGGTGGACGAG gcgCTGAACCCCTACTATGGGTTCCAGGCCTTCAGCATCGGGCTGTGGCTGGCTGACTACTACTACTGGTATGCCCTGTGCATCTTCCTCATCTCCGTCGTCTCCATCTGCGTGTCCGTATACAAGACCAGAAAG CAAAGCCAGACTCTGAGGGACATGGTCCAGCTGTCTGTACAGGTGTGCGTGTGCCGGCCTGGGGGAG AGGAGGAATGGGTCGACTCCAGTGAGCTCGTGCCGGGAGACTGCCTGGTGCTGCCCCAGGAGGGTGGGCTGATGCCCTGCGATGCTGCCCTGGTGGCTGGCGAGTGCATGGTCAATGAGAGCTCTCTGACAG GGGAGAGCGTTCCAGTGCTGAAGACCGTCCTGCCGGAGGGACCAGTGCCCTACTTCCCAGAGACCCACCAGCGGCACACGCTCTTCTGTGGGACCCTCATCTTGCAGGCCCGGGCCTCTGTAGGACCCCATGTCCTGGCAGTGGTGACCCAGACAG GGTTCTGCACGGCTAAAGGGGCCCTGGTGAGCTCCATCCTGCATCCCCGGCCCATCAGCTTCAAGTTCTATAAACACAGCATGAAGTTTGTGGCTGCCCTGTCTGTCCTGG CTCTCCTTGGCACCATCTACAGCATCTTCATCCTCCACCGCAACCAG GTGCCTGTGGACGAGATCGTGATCCGGGCTCTGGACCTGGTGACGGTGGCAGTGCCGCCCGCCCTGCCTGCCGCCATGACTGTGTGCACCCTCTACGCCCAGAGCCGGCTGCGGAGCGAGGGCATCTTCTGCATCCACCCGATGCGCATCAACCTGGGGGGCAAGCTCCGGCTGGTGTGTTTCGACAAG ACAGGCACACTCACAGAGGACGGCTTGGACGTGATGGGTGTGGTGCCCCTGAAGGGGCAGGAGTTCCTGCCGCTGGTCCCAGAGCCCCGCCGCCTTCCCATGGGGCCCCTGCTCCGGGCACTGGCCACCTGCCACACCCTCAGCCGGCTCCGGGACACCCCAGTGGGTGACCCCATGGACCTCAAGATGGTGGAATCTACTGGCTGG ATCCTGGAGGAGGGACCAGCTGCAGACTCGACATTTGGGACCCAGGTCTTGGCAGTGATGAGACCCCCGCTTCAGGAGCTGCACCTGCAGGGCATG CGCATGAGCGTGGTGGTGGCGTGGCCGGGGGCGGCTCGGCCCGAGGCCTGCGTCAAGGGCTCTCCTGAGCTGGTGGCAGGCCTCTGCGACCCCAAGACAG TGCCCACCGACTTCGCCCAGATGCTGCAGAGCTACACAGCTGCTGGCTACCGCGTGGTGGCCCTCGCCAGCAAGCCGCTGCCCATCGCACCCAGCATGGAAGCAGCTCAGCAACTGACGAG GGACACTGTGGAGTGGAAGCTGagcctcctggggctgctggtCATGCAGAATCTGCTAAAGCCACAGACGACACCCGTCATCCAGGCTCTGCGAAGGACCTGCATCCGCACCGTCATGGTGACAG GGGACAACCTGCAGACGGCGGTCACCGTGGCCCAGGGCTGCGGCATGGTGGGCCCCCAGGAGCGCCTGGCCATCATCCACGCCAACCCCCCTGAGCGGGGCCAGCCCGCCTCCCTCGAGCTTCTGCCAGTGGAGTCTTCTGCAGCCGTGACCGGGGCTCAG GATCCTGACCAGGCTGCAAGCTACACCGTGGAGCCAGACCCCCGACCCAGCCACCTGGCCCTCAGCGGGTCCACCTTTGGTGTCCTTATGAAGCACTTCCCCAAGCTGCTGCCCAAG GTCCTGGTCCAGGGCACCGTCTTTGCCCGCATGGCCCCCGAGCAGAAGGCAGAGCTGGTGTGTGAACTGCAGAAGCTTCA ATACTGTGTGGGCATGTGTGGGGATGGCGCCAATGACTGCGGGGCCCTGAAGGCGGCTGACGTGGGCATCTCGCTGTCCCAGGCCGAGGCCTCAGTGGTCTCGCCCTTCACCTCAAGCATGGCCAACATTGAGTGTGTGCCCATGGTCATCAG GGAAGGTCGTTGTTCCCTGGACACGTCGTTCAGTGTCTTCAAGTACATGGCCCTGTACAGCCTGACCCAGTTTATCTCTGTCCTGATCCTCTACACG GTCAACACCAACCTGGGCGATGTGCAGTTCCTGGTCATCGACCTGGTCATCACCACCACGGTGGCGGTGCTCATGAGCCGCACGCGGCCGGCGCTGGCACTGGGTCAGGCGCGGCCACCAGGGGCCCTGCTCAGCGTGCCCGTGCTCAGCAGCCTGCTGCTTCAGGTGGCCCTGGTGGCCAGCGTGCAGCTGGGGGGCTACTTCCTGGCCGTGGCCCAGCCCTG GTTCGTGCCTCTGAACAGGACGGTACCTGCGCCAGACAACCTGCCCAACTATGAGAACACGGTGGTCTTCTGTCTGTCCAGCTTCCAGTACCTCATCCTGGCCATGGCTGTGTCCAAGGGGGCGCCCTTCCGCCGGCCGCTCTACACCAATG tgcccTTCCTGGTGGCCCTGGTGCTCCTGGGCTCCGTCCTGGGGGCCCTCCTCCTGGTCCCCGGCCTCCCGCAGGGGCTGCTGACGCTGAGGAGCATCGCCGACACCTACTtcaagctgctgctgctgggccTGGTCGCCTTCAACTTCGTGGGGGCCTTCATGCTGGAG AGTGTGCTGGACCAGTGTCTCCCAGGCTGCCTGCGGTGGCTCCGGCCCAAACGGGCCTCCAAGAAACGCTTCAAGCAGCTGGAGCAGGAGCTGGCCGAGCAGCCCTGGCCACTGCCCGCCGGGCCCATGAGGTAG
- the ATP13A2 gene encoding polyamine-transporting ATPase 13A2 isoform X2, with amino-acid sequence MSADSSPLVGSTPAGYGTLTVETSIDPLSSSVSSVRLSGYCGSPWRVIGYHVVVWVMAGIPLLLFRWKPLWRVRLRLQPCSLARAETLVIEIRDKEDSSWQLYTVQVQTEAISKDSLELPPQTQAEDGRSQAAVGTLPEGTWKDTAQLHRTEEARMLRYYLFRGQRYVWIETQQAFCRVSLLDHGRTCDDLHCSSTGLSLQDQTVRKTIYGPNVISVPVKSYPQLLVDEALNPYYGFQAFSIGLWLADYYYWYALCIFLISVVSICVSVYKTRKQSQTLRDMVQLSVQVCVCRPGGEEEWVDSSELVPGDCLVLPQEGGLMPCDAALVAGECMVNESSLTGESVPVLKTVLPEGPVPYFPETHQRHTLFCGTLILQARASVGPHVLAVVTQTGFCTAKGALVSSILHPRPISFKFYKHSMKFVAALSVLALLGTIYSIFILHRNQVPVDEIVIRALDLVTVAVPPALPAAMTVCTLYAQSRLRSEGIFCIHPMRINLGGKLRLVCFDKTGTLTEDGLDVMGVVPLKGQEFLPLVPEPRRLPMGPLLRALATCHTLSRLRDTPVGDPMDLKMVESTGWILEEGPAADSTFGTQVLAVMRPPLQELHLQGMEEPRVPVSILSHFPFSSALQRMSVVVAWPGAARPEACVKGSPELVAGLCDPKTVPTDFAQMLQSYTAAGYRVVALASKPLPIAPSMEAAQQLTRDTVEWKLSLLGLLVMQNLLKPQTTPVIQALRRTCIRTVMVTGDNLQTAVTVAQGCGMVGPQERLAIIHANPPERGQPASLELLPVESSAAVTGAQDPDQAASYTVEPDPRPSHLALSGSTFGVLMKHFPKLLPKVLVQGTVFARMAPEQKAELVCELQKLQYCVGMCGDGANDCGALKAADVGISLSQAEASVVSPFTSSMANIECVPMVIREGRCSLDTSFSVFKYMALYSLTQFISVLILYTVNTNLGDVQFLVIDLVITTTVAVLMSRTRPALALGQARPPGALLSVPVLSSLLLQVALVASVQLGGYFLAVAQPWFVPLNRTVPAPDNLPNYENTVVFCLSSFQYLILAMAVSKGAPFRRPLYTNVPFLVALVLLGSVLGALLLVPGLPQGLLTLRSIADTYFKLLLLGLVAFNFVGAFMLESVLDQCLPGCLRWLRPKRASKKRFKQLEQELAEQPWPLPAGPMR; translated from the exons ATGAGCGCAG ACAGCAGCCCGCTCGTGGGCAGCACGCCCGCCGGTTACGGGACCCTGACGGTAGAGACATCTATAGATCCCCTCAGCTCCTCAGTTTCATCCGTG AGGCTCAGCGGCTACTGTGGCAGTCCATGGAGGGTCATCGGCTACCACGTCGTGGTCTGGGTGATGGCGGGGATCCCTCTGCTGCTCTTCCGATGGAAGCCCCTGTGGCGGGTGCGGCTGCGCCTCCAGCCGTGCAGCCTGGCCCGCGCCGAAACCCTCGTTATCGAAATAAGAGACAAAGAG GATAGTTCGTGGCAGCTCTATACTGTCCAGGTGCAGACTGAGGCCATCAGCAAAGACAG CCTGGAGCTGCCCCCACAGACCCAGGCGGAGGACGGCCGGAGCCAGGCAGCTGTGGGGACACTACCAGAGGGGACATGGAAGGACACCGCCCAGCTCCACAGAACCGAGGAGGCA CGGATGCTGCGCtactacctcttccggggccagCGCTATGTCTGGATCGAGACCCAGCAGGCCTTCTGCCGAGTCAG CCTGCTGGACCATGGCCGCACCTGTGACGACCTCCACTGCTCCAGCACCGGCCTCAGCCTCCAGGACCAAACCGTGAG GAAGACCATCTACGGCCCCAACGTGATCAGTGTACCAGTCAAGTCCTATCCCCAGCTGCTGGTGGACGAG gcgCTGAACCCCTACTATGGGTTCCAGGCCTTCAGCATCGGGCTGTGGCTGGCTGACTACTACTACTGGTATGCCCTGTGCATCTTCCTCATCTCCGTCGTCTCCATCTGCGTGTCCGTATACAAGACCAGAAAG CAAAGCCAGACTCTGAGGGACATGGTCCAGCTGTCTGTACAGGTGTGCGTGTGCCGGCCTGGGGGAG AGGAGGAATGGGTCGACTCCAGTGAGCTCGTGCCGGGAGACTGCCTGGTGCTGCCCCAGGAGGGTGGGCTGATGCCCTGCGATGCTGCCCTGGTGGCTGGCGAGTGCATGGTCAATGAGAGCTCTCTGACAG GGGAGAGCGTTCCAGTGCTGAAGACCGTCCTGCCGGAGGGACCAGTGCCCTACTTCCCAGAGACCCACCAGCGGCACACGCTCTTCTGTGGGACCCTCATCTTGCAGGCCCGGGCCTCTGTAGGACCCCATGTCCTGGCAGTGGTGACCCAGACAG GGTTCTGCACGGCTAAAGGGGCCCTGGTGAGCTCCATCCTGCATCCCCGGCCCATCAGCTTCAAGTTCTATAAACACAGCATGAAGTTTGTGGCTGCCCTGTCTGTCCTGG CTCTCCTTGGCACCATCTACAGCATCTTCATCCTCCACCGCAACCAG GTGCCTGTGGACGAGATCGTGATCCGGGCTCTGGACCTGGTGACGGTGGCAGTGCCGCCCGCCCTGCCTGCCGCCATGACTGTGTGCACCCTCTACGCCCAGAGCCGGCTGCGGAGCGAGGGCATCTTCTGCATCCACCCGATGCGCATCAACCTGGGGGGCAAGCTCCGGCTGGTGTGTTTCGACAAG ACAGGCACACTCACAGAGGACGGCTTGGACGTGATGGGTGTGGTGCCCCTGAAGGGGCAGGAGTTCCTGCCGCTGGTCCCAGAGCCCCGCCGCCTTCCCATGGGGCCCCTGCTCCGGGCACTGGCCACCTGCCACACCCTCAGCCGGCTCCGGGACACCCCAGTGGGTGACCCCATGGACCTCAAGATGGTGGAATCTACTGGCTGG ATCCTGGAGGAGGGACCAGCTGCAGACTCGACATTTGGGACCCAGGTCTTGGCAGTGATGAGACCCCCGCTTCAGGAGCTGCACCTGCAGGGCATG GAGGAGCCCCGGGTGCCGGTCAGCATCCTCAGCCATTTCCCCTTCTCATCGGCTCTGCAGCGCATGAGCGTGGTGGTGGCGTGGCCGGGGGCGGCTCGGCCCGAGGCCTGCGTCAAGGGCTCTCCTGAGCTGGTGGCAGGCCTCTGCGACCCCAAGACAG TGCCCACCGACTTCGCCCAGATGCTGCAGAGCTACACAGCTGCTGGCTACCGCGTGGTGGCCCTCGCCAGCAAGCCGCTGCCCATCGCACCCAGCATGGAAGCAGCTCAGCAACTGACGAG GGACACTGTGGAGTGGAAGCTGagcctcctggggctgctggtCATGCAGAATCTGCTAAAGCCACAGACGACACCCGTCATCCAGGCTCTGCGAAGGACCTGCATCCGCACCGTCATGGTGACAG GGGACAACCTGCAGACGGCGGTCACCGTGGCCCAGGGCTGCGGCATGGTGGGCCCCCAGGAGCGCCTGGCCATCATCCACGCCAACCCCCCTGAGCGGGGCCAGCCCGCCTCCCTCGAGCTTCTGCCAGTGGAGTCTTCTGCAGCCGTGACCGGGGCTCAG GATCCTGACCAGGCTGCAAGCTACACCGTGGAGCCAGACCCCCGACCCAGCCACCTGGCCCTCAGCGGGTCCACCTTTGGTGTCCTTATGAAGCACTTCCCCAAGCTGCTGCCCAAG GTCCTGGTCCAGGGCACCGTCTTTGCCCGCATGGCCCCCGAGCAGAAGGCAGAGCTGGTGTGTGAACTGCAGAAGCTTCA ATACTGTGTGGGCATGTGTGGGGATGGCGCCAATGACTGCGGGGCCCTGAAGGCGGCTGACGTGGGCATCTCGCTGTCCCAGGCCGAGGCCTCAGTGGTCTCGCCCTTCACCTCAAGCATGGCCAACATTGAGTGTGTGCCCATGGTCATCAG GGAAGGTCGTTGTTCCCTGGACACGTCGTTCAGTGTCTTCAAGTACATGGCCCTGTACAGCCTGACCCAGTTTATCTCTGTCCTGATCCTCTACACG GTCAACACCAACCTGGGCGATGTGCAGTTCCTGGTCATCGACCTGGTCATCACCACCACGGTGGCGGTGCTCATGAGCCGCACGCGGCCGGCGCTGGCACTGGGTCAGGCGCGGCCACCAGGGGCCCTGCTCAGCGTGCCCGTGCTCAGCAGCCTGCTGCTTCAGGTGGCCCTGGTGGCCAGCGTGCAGCTGGGGGGCTACTTCCTGGCCGTGGCCCAGCCCTG GTTCGTGCCTCTGAACAGGACGGTACCTGCGCCAGACAACCTGCCCAACTATGAGAACACGGTGGTCTTCTGTCTGTCCAGCTTCCAGTACCTCATCCTGGCCATGGCTGTGTCCAAGGGGGCGCCCTTCCGCCGGCCGCTCTACACCAATG tgcccTTCCTGGTGGCCCTGGTGCTCCTGGGCTCCGTCCTGGGGGCCCTCCTCCTGGTCCCCGGCCTCCCGCAGGGGCTGCTGACGCTGAGGAGCATCGCCGACACCTACTtcaagctgctgctgctgggccTGGTCGCCTTCAACTTCGTGGGGGCCTTCATGCTGGAG AGTGTGCTGGACCAGTGTCTCCCAGGCTGCCTGCGGTGGCTCCGGCCCAAACGGGCCTCCAAGAAACGCTTCAAGCAGCTGGAGCAGGAGCTGGCCGAGCAGCCCTGGCCACTGCCCGCCGGGCCCATGAGGTAG
- the ATP13A2 gene encoding polyamine-transporting ATPase 13A2 isoform X3, whose translation MSADSSPLVGSTPAGYGTLTVETSIDPLSSSVSSVRLSGYCGSPWRVIGYHVVVWVMAGIPLLLFRWKPLWRVRLRLQPCSLARAETLVIEIRDKEDSSWQLYTVQVQTEAISKDSLELPPQTQAEDGRSQAAVGTLPEGTWKDTAQLHRTEEAQRMLRYYLFRGQRYVWIETQQAFCRVSLLDHGRTCDDLHCSSTGLSLQDQTVRKTIYGPNVISVPVKSYPQLLVDEAFSIGLWLADYYYWYALCIFLISVVSICVSVYKTRKQSQTLRDMVQLSVQVCVCRPGGEEEWVDSSELVPGDCLVLPQEGGLMPCDAALVAGECMVNESSLTGESVPVLKTVLPEGPVPYFPETHQRHTLFCGTLILQARASVGPHVLAVVTQTGFCTAKGALVSSILHPRPISFKFYKHSMKFVAALSVLALLGTIYSIFILHRNQVPVDEIVIRALDLVTVAVPPALPAAMTVCTLYAQSRLRSEGIFCIHPMRINLGGKLRLVCFDKTGTLTEDGLDVMGVVPLKGQEFLPLVPEPRRLPMGPLLRALATCHTLSRLRDTPVGDPMDLKMVESTGWILEEGPAADSTFGTQVLAVMRPPLQELHLQGMEEPRVPVSILSHFPFSSALQRMSVVVAWPGAARPEACVKGSPELVAGLCDPKTVPTDFAQMLQSYTAAGYRVVALASKPLPIAPSMEAAQQLTRDTVEWKLSLLGLLVMQNLLKPQTTPVIQALRRTCIRTVMVTGDNLQTAVTVAQGCGMVGPQERLAIIHANPPERGQPASLELLPVESSAAVTGAQDPDQAASYTVEPDPRPSHLALSGSTFGVLMKHFPKLLPKVLVQGTVFARMAPEQKAELVCELQKLQYCVGMCGDGANDCGALKAADVGISLSQAEASVVSPFTSSMANIECVPMVIREGRCSLDTSFSVFKYMALYSLTQFISVLILYTVNTNLGDVQFLVIDLVITTTVAVLMSRTRPALALGQARPPGALLSVPVLSSLLLQVALVASVQLGGYFLAVAQPWFVPLNRTVPAPDNLPNYENTVVFCLSSFQYLILAMAVSKGAPFRRPLYTNVPFLVALVLLGSVLGALLLVPGLPQGLLTLRSIADTYFKLLLLGLVAFNFVGAFMLESVLDQCLPGCLRWLRPKRASKKRFKQLEQELAEQPWPLPAGPMR comes from the exons ATGAGCGCAG ACAGCAGCCCGCTCGTGGGCAGCACGCCCGCCGGTTACGGGACCCTGACGGTAGAGACATCTATAGATCCCCTCAGCTCCTCAGTTTCATCCGTG AGGCTCAGCGGCTACTGTGGCAGTCCATGGAGGGTCATCGGCTACCACGTCGTGGTCTGGGTGATGGCGGGGATCCCTCTGCTGCTCTTCCGATGGAAGCCCCTGTGGCGGGTGCGGCTGCGCCTCCAGCCGTGCAGCCTGGCCCGCGCCGAAACCCTCGTTATCGAAATAAGAGACAAAGAG GATAGTTCGTGGCAGCTCTATACTGTCCAGGTGCAGACTGAGGCCATCAGCAAAGACAG CCTGGAGCTGCCCCCACAGACCCAGGCGGAGGACGGCCGGAGCCAGGCAGCTGTGGGGACACTACCAGAGGGGACATGGAAGGACACCGCCCAGCTCCACAGAACCGAGGAGGCA CAGCGGATGCTGCGCtactacctcttccggggccagCGCTATGTCTGGATCGAGACCCAGCAGGCCTTCTGCCGAGTCAG CCTGCTGGACCATGGCCGCACCTGTGACGACCTCCACTGCTCCAGCACCGGCCTCAGCCTCCAGGACCAAACCGTGAG GAAGACCATCTACGGCCCCAACGTGATCAGTGTACCAGTCAAGTCCTATCCCCAGCTGCTGGTGGACGAG GCCTTCAGCATCGGGCTGTGGCTGGCTGACTACTACTACTGGTATGCCCTGTGCATCTTCCTCATCTCCGTCGTCTCCATCTGCGTGTCCGTATACAAGACCAGAAAG CAAAGCCAGACTCTGAGGGACATGGTCCAGCTGTCTGTACAGGTGTGCGTGTGCCGGCCTGGGGGAG AGGAGGAATGGGTCGACTCCAGTGAGCTCGTGCCGGGAGACTGCCTGGTGCTGCCCCAGGAGGGTGGGCTGATGCCCTGCGATGCTGCCCTGGTGGCTGGCGAGTGCATGGTCAATGAGAGCTCTCTGACAG GGGAGAGCGTTCCAGTGCTGAAGACCGTCCTGCCGGAGGGACCAGTGCCCTACTTCCCAGAGACCCACCAGCGGCACACGCTCTTCTGTGGGACCCTCATCTTGCAGGCCCGGGCCTCTGTAGGACCCCATGTCCTGGCAGTGGTGACCCAGACAG GGTTCTGCACGGCTAAAGGGGCCCTGGTGAGCTCCATCCTGCATCCCCGGCCCATCAGCTTCAAGTTCTATAAACACAGCATGAAGTTTGTGGCTGCCCTGTCTGTCCTGG CTCTCCTTGGCACCATCTACAGCATCTTCATCCTCCACCGCAACCAG GTGCCTGTGGACGAGATCGTGATCCGGGCTCTGGACCTGGTGACGGTGGCAGTGCCGCCCGCCCTGCCTGCCGCCATGACTGTGTGCACCCTCTACGCCCAGAGCCGGCTGCGGAGCGAGGGCATCTTCTGCATCCACCCGATGCGCATCAACCTGGGGGGCAAGCTCCGGCTGGTGTGTTTCGACAAG ACAGGCACACTCACAGAGGACGGCTTGGACGTGATGGGTGTGGTGCCCCTGAAGGGGCAGGAGTTCCTGCCGCTGGTCCCAGAGCCCCGCCGCCTTCCCATGGGGCCCCTGCTCCGGGCACTGGCCACCTGCCACACCCTCAGCCGGCTCCGGGACACCCCAGTGGGTGACCCCATGGACCTCAAGATGGTGGAATCTACTGGCTGG ATCCTGGAGGAGGGACCAGCTGCAGACTCGACATTTGGGACCCAGGTCTTGGCAGTGATGAGACCCCCGCTTCAGGAGCTGCACCTGCAGGGCATG GAGGAGCCCCGGGTGCCGGTCAGCATCCTCAGCCATTTCCCCTTCTCATCGGCTCTGCAGCGCATGAGCGTGGTGGTGGCGTGGCCGGGGGCGGCTCGGCCCGAGGCCTGCGTCAAGGGCTCTCCTGAGCTGGTGGCAGGCCTCTGCGACCCCAAGACAG TGCCCACCGACTTCGCCCAGATGCTGCAGAGCTACACAGCTGCTGGCTACCGCGTGGTGGCCCTCGCCAGCAAGCCGCTGCCCATCGCACCCAGCATGGAAGCAGCTCAGCAACTGACGAG GGACACTGTGGAGTGGAAGCTGagcctcctggggctgctggtCATGCAGAATCTGCTAAAGCCACAGACGACACCCGTCATCCAGGCTCTGCGAAGGACCTGCATCCGCACCGTCATGGTGACAG GGGACAACCTGCAGACGGCGGTCACCGTGGCCCAGGGCTGCGGCATGGTGGGCCCCCAGGAGCGCCTGGCCATCATCCACGCCAACCCCCCTGAGCGGGGCCAGCCCGCCTCCCTCGAGCTTCTGCCAGTGGAGTCTTCTGCAGCCGTGACCGGGGCTCAG GATCCTGACCAGGCTGCAAGCTACACCGTGGAGCCAGACCCCCGACCCAGCCACCTGGCCCTCAGCGGGTCCACCTTTGGTGTCCTTATGAAGCACTTCCCCAAGCTGCTGCCCAAG GTCCTGGTCCAGGGCACCGTCTTTGCCCGCATGGCCCCCGAGCAGAAGGCAGAGCTGGTGTGTGAACTGCAGAAGCTTCA ATACTGTGTGGGCATGTGTGGGGATGGCGCCAATGACTGCGGGGCCCTGAAGGCGGCTGACGTGGGCATCTCGCTGTCCCAGGCCGAGGCCTCAGTGGTCTCGCCCTTCACCTCAAGCATGGCCAACATTGAGTGTGTGCCCATGGTCATCAG GGAAGGTCGTTGTTCCCTGGACACGTCGTTCAGTGTCTTCAAGTACATGGCCCTGTACAGCCTGACCCAGTTTATCTCTGTCCTGATCCTCTACACG GTCAACACCAACCTGGGCGATGTGCAGTTCCTGGTCATCGACCTGGTCATCACCACCACGGTGGCGGTGCTCATGAGCCGCACGCGGCCGGCGCTGGCACTGGGTCAGGCGCGGCCACCAGGGGCCCTGCTCAGCGTGCCCGTGCTCAGCAGCCTGCTGCTTCAGGTGGCCCTGGTGGCCAGCGTGCAGCTGGGGGGCTACTTCCTGGCCGTGGCCCAGCCCTG GTTCGTGCCTCTGAACAGGACGGTACCTGCGCCAGACAACCTGCCCAACTATGAGAACACGGTGGTCTTCTGTCTGTCCAGCTTCCAGTACCTCATCCTGGCCATGGCTGTGTCCAAGGGGGCGCCCTTCCGCCGGCCGCTCTACACCAATG tgcccTTCCTGGTGGCCCTGGTGCTCCTGGGCTCCGTCCTGGGGGCCCTCCTCCTGGTCCCCGGCCTCCCGCAGGGGCTGCTGACGCTGAGGAGCATCGCCGACACCTACTtcaagctgctgctgctgggccTGGTCGCCTTCAACTTCGTGGGGGCCTTCATGCTGGAG AGTGTGCTGGACCAGTGTCTCCCAGGCTGCCTGCGGTGGCTCCGGCCCAAACGGGCCTCCAAGAAACGCTTCAAGCAGCTGGAGCAGGAGCTGGCCGAGCAGCCCTGGCCACTGCCCGCCGGGCCCATGAGGTAG